Proteins encoded by one window of Microplitis demolitor isolate Queensland-Clemson2020A chromosome 6, iyMicDemo2.1a, whole genome shotgun sequence:
- the LOC106693416 gene encoding kinase D-interacting substrate of 220 kDa B-like translates to MNIGKHNIKPIHKVFTTCYTEKLKPDWSLCSTRQSCARKSMGDHTTGSGATPALLRKKEEQLAWLLIARDANINADNDDSGNRPIHQLVIAVGQETGANRAGLVEIMEYMLQNGVEVEARNREGVAAVHLVVRQGYMEIFDLFTEHNVNMDIEDEKGRTPLFYAAEYGQSEKVNALLKQGARVNHRECHGMTPLFMIFKKILARRYEGDNLYSPDHIRKMEITEMLIKFGANVNQQTTNEGATPLHLAGARGYDEIVTMLLKNGANVNLKDKKGRYVVQYCRYTWQDDDLPAGYEKEPDEISSVTEGHVSWTHSMIRQFLIRKRVMGDLINQNLELELLYLKQNEALYEVKCKKEMEEMKEIVLIRQGKREVTPIDVWKVSTESMRRFIRHRDFVRKLQRGKICHYGNDMLEKVVAARYREKLIKRAVRVLNNMMRNSKMPLENLRKYVLDEIVSNINNEELIRMTRMDQ, encoded by the exons atgaATATAGGGAAACATAATATTAAACCAATCCATAAAGTCTTCACAACGTGCTACACGGAAAAATTGAAACCCGACTGGTCCCTGTGCAGCACACGACAGTCGTGTGCAAGAAAAAGTATGGGCGATCACACGACTGGTTCGGGTGCAACACC GGCACTGCTAAGGAAAAAGGAAGAGCAATTAGCATGGTTACTCATTGCCCGGGATGCAAATATCAATGCAGATAATGATGATAGTGGGAACCGACCGATACATCAGCTCGTCATCGCTGTTGGACAGGAAACAGGAGCAAACAGGGCAGGACTAGTAGAAATAATGGAATACATGCTACAAAATGGAGTCGAGGTGGAGGCGAGAAATCGTGAAGGAGTCGCAGCTGTGCATCTGGTCGTACGACAAGGGTATATGGAAATATTTGATTtgtttactgaacataatgtGAATATGGACATTGAAGATGAAAAAGGAAGAACACCATTATTCTACGCAGCGGAGTATGGGCAATCGGAAAAAGTAAATGCATTATTAAAACAAGGGGCTAGAGTAAATCATAGGGAATGCCATGGAATGACACCACTATTCatgatatttaagaaaattctaGCTCGCCGATATGAAGGAGACAATTTGTACAGTCCAGATCATATAAGGAAGATGGAAATAACGGAAATGCTAATAAAATTTGGAGCCAATGTCAATCAGCAGACGACTAATGAAGGGGCAACACCATTGCACCTAGCAGGAGCAAGAGGGTATGATGAGATTGTAACAATGCTGCTAAAAAATGGAGCAAATGTTAATCTAAAAGATAAAAAGGGAAGATACGTGGTTCAATATTGCAGATATACGTGGCAAGATGATGATTTGCCTGCAGGATACGAAAAAGAGCCGGATGAAATATCGTCAGTCACTGAGGGACACGTTAGTTGGACGCATTCGATGATAAGACAGTTCCTCATAAGAAAAAGAGTTATGGGAGATTTGATAAACCAGAATTTGGAGCTGGAATTGTTGTACTTGAAGCAAAATGAAGCGCTGTATGAAGTAAAATGTAAGAAGGAAATGGAGGAAATGAAGGAAATTGTGTTAATACGTCAAGGGAAAAGAGAAGTGACACCTATCGACGTGTGGAAGGTATCAACAGAAAGTATGAGGCGATTTATAAGACATAGGGATTTTGTCCGAAAGCTTCAACGAGGAAAGATCTGTCACTATGGGAATGACATGTTGGAAAAAGTCGTGGCGGCAAGGTACAGGGAGAAGCTTATCAAACGGGCTGTTCGAGTACTAAATAATATGATGAGAAACAGCAAGATGCCGTTAGAAAATTTGCGAAAGTACGTGCTGGATGAAATCgttagtaatattaataatgaagagCTCATCAGGATGACACGCATGGaccaatga